A window of the Nitrosopumilus ureiphilus genome harbors these coding sequences:
- a CDS encoding transcription initiation factor IIB, with amino-acid sequence MLENYSNDYDVKCELDTCKTYPAITDSERGEIVCGGCGLILVQNMSDVSYESNGYTQEDFMKLARTGPATSLTMNDKGLSTVIGTNRDSTGKALSNKTKYEFNRLRTWDQRSKSRRTAALSKAFTLLHGMKTKLGIPDNVVENAAYIYRKAVNAKLTRGRTMASLVSASLYAACRENNIPRTLDDVAGAGNVERRILSRDLRTIIKKLELSLNQYNTSSFISKISNNMNLKEKTKRDAFEILKRCEKEDITAGKHPVAQAAASLYLACIINGEKISQKKFSVESGVSDVTIRNRAVLIKKTLKLIE; translated from the coding sequence GTGTTAGAAAATTATTCAAATGATTATGATGTCAAGTGTGAACTAGATACTTGCAAAACCTACCCTGCAATAACAGATTCTGAAAGAGGAGAAATTGTTTGTGGGGGTTGCGGTCTTATTCTAGTGCAAAACATGTCTGACGTATCATATGAAAGCAATGGTTACACTCAGGAAGACTTTATGAAGTTAGCAAGAACAGGTCCTGCAACGTCATTAACAATGAATGACAAAGGATTATCAACTGTAATTGGCACCAATAGAGATTCTACTGGAAAAGCATTATCCAATAAAACAAAATATGAATTCAATAGATTACGAACATGGGATCAAAGAAGTAAATCAAGAAGGACTGCTGCATTAAGCAAGGCCTTTACATTACTTCATGGAATGAAAACAAAGCTAGGAATCCCAGATAATGTTGTCGAAAATGCTGCCTATATTTACAGAAAAGCAGTTAATGCAAAATTAACTAGAGGGAGAACAATGGCGTCATTGGTTTCTGCCTCATTGTATGCAGCATGTAGAGAAAATAACATACCCAGAACATTAGATGATGTTGCTGGTGCTGGAAACGTTGAAAGAAGAATACTTTCCCGAGATTTGAGAACCATAATCAAAAAGCTTGAATTGAGTCTTAATCAATACAACACTTCATCGTTTATCTCAAAAATTTCAAACAATATGAATTTGAAAGAAAAAACCAAACGAGATGCATTTGAGATACTAAAACGATGTGAGAAAGAAGATATTACTGCTGGAAAACACCCCGTAGCACAGGCTGCTGCTTCATTATACCTTGCATGTATAATAAATGGTGAAAAAATTAGTCAAAAGAAATTTTCAGTGGAATCTGGAGTCAGTGATGTTACAATAAGAAACAGAGCTGTCTTGATTAAGAAAACATTAAAGCTAATTGAGTAG
- a CDS encoding DUF1059 domain-containing protein has product MTLKLRCDDYGFECEFILDGEKTVGLIEKLRNHFEEEHGIDYTIEAVIQMITNRGHSLESIRK; this is encoded by the coding sequence ATGACCCTTAAACTAAGATGTGATGACTATGGTTTTGAGTGTGAATTTATCCTAGATGGAGAAAAAACTGTAGGACTAATCGAAAAATTAAGAAATCATTTTGAAGAAGAGCACGGAATTGATTATACAATTGAAGCAGTTATTCAAATGATTACAAACCGTGGACATTCTTTAGAATCAATTAGAAAATAG